A section of the Paenibacillus odorifer genome encodes:
- a CDS encoding MBOAT family O-acyltransferase encodes MVFSSLLFLFLFLPAVLALYYVSPWRIKNLILFLSSLVFYAWGEPVYIVIMLLSTITDYSFGLLLSRPKLTAVQRKWIVVSSVIINLGLLSYFKYADFLIQNINGLLGTHIPLTDLPLPIGISFYTFQSMSYIIDVYRGTSKAQRNWIDFGTFVALFPQLVAGPIVQYNTIAGQLRERSVDIPMFAEGVRRFIIGLAKKVLLANNIGLLWHTISSSNLDSLPALTAWLGIIAFAFQIYFDFSGYSDMAIGLGLMFGFRFNENFNKPYISQSITDFWRRWHISLSSWFRDYVYIPLGGNRRGLGVQVRNILIVWLLTGIWHGASWNFLLWGLYFGVILIFEKWWGLKLLSHLPRWTRHLYAVVLILIGWVLFAFEELPLVIGYLQAMLGFNGQPLWNNTTLYFTYTNAILLVVLTFASTPVKLSKRMDSRSVPALVWYGVLFFLSVAYLVDATFNPFLYFRF; translated from the coding sequence ATGGTATTCAGCAGCCTACTTTTCCTATTCCTATTCCTGCCGGCTGTCCTAGCGCTCTATTATGTTTCGCCCTGGCGAATCAAAAACCTCATATTGTTTTTAAGCAGCCTGGTTTTTTATGCTTGGGGCGAACCTGTCTACATTGTAATCATGTTGCTGTCCACCATTACAGATTACAGCTTTGGTCTACTGCTCAGCAGACCAAAGCTGACTGCGGTGCAGCGCAAGTGGATTGTGGTTAGTTCCGTCATTATTAATCTAGGCTTATTGTCGTATTTTAAATACGCAGATTTTCTCATCCAAAATATAAATGGACTCCTCGGTACACATATTCCTTTAACGGATTTACCTTTACCTATTGGGATTTCATTTTATACTTTTCAATCCATGTCCTATATTATTGACGTCTATAGAGGAACTTCGAAAGCACAACGCAATTGGATTGATTTCGGTACATTCGTAGCGCTGTTTCCACAGTTAGTAGCAGGTCCGATTGTTCAATATAACACCATTGCCGGGCAACTACGTGAACGTTCGGTCGATATCCCCATGTTCGCAGAAGGTGTACGGAGATTCATAATCGGATTAGCCAAAAAAGTACTGCTCGCCAACAACATCGGTCTGCTCTGGCACACCATATCCAGCTCCAACCTAGATTCCCTGCCTGCTTTAACCGCTTGGCTTGGGATTATTGCGTTTGCTTTTCAGATCTATTTTGACTTCAGCGGGTATTCGGATATGGCTATTGGTCTCGGTCTCATGTTCGGCTTCCGCTTTAACGAGAACTTCAACAAACCTTATATCTCTCAGAGTATTACTGACTTCTGGCGGAGATGGCATATTTCCCTTAGCAGTTGGTTTCGTGACTATGTCTACATCCCGCTTGGAGGCAACCGCCGGGGGTTAGGCGTTCAAGTGCGCAACATCCTCATCGTATGGCTGCTCACGGGTATCTGGCACGGGGCAAGCTGGAATTTTCTGCTCTGGGGATTATACTTCGGGGTCATTCTTATCTTTGAAAAATGGTGGGGATTAAAGCTATTAAGCCACCTCCCCCGTTGGACAAGACATTTATATGCTGTAGTACTTATACTCATCGGATGGGTCTTATTCGCTTTTGAAGAACTTCCTCTGGTCATTGGCTACTTACAAGCGATGCTTGGCTTTAATGGACAGCCGTTATGGAATAATACCACTTTATACTTCACTTACACGAACGCGATTCTACTCGTGGTGTTAACCTTTGCCTCTACACCTGTGAAACTCTCCAA
- a CDS encoding DUF4358 domain-containing protein, producing MKKHTFMLALTIVLSVVLGACSSNNSNNGAAIETNLTAKEMVDQMLSKVEQPSLMELDAATVEQLYHLNPELLEDYSIRMPMMNVKTNEIAVLKVKDVKDMTTVEDAIKARATDVQKQFETYLPDQYENAKNYKLIKKGNYFLFVIADPADQDKLVADFDTYFTEK from the coding sequence TTGAAAAAGCATACCTTCATGCTAGCGTTAACCATTGTACTAAGTGTGGTGCTTGGCGCCTGTTCCAGCAACAACAGTAACAATGGAGCTGCCATTGAAACGAATCTAACTGCAAAAGAAATGGTCGATCAAATGCTGAGCAAAGTTGAGCAGCCATCATTAATGGAGCTTGATGCGGCTACTGTCGAACAGCTATATCATCTCAACCCAGAATTGCTTGAAGATTATAGCATTAGAATGCCTATGATGAATGTGAAAACTAACGAAATCGCCGTTCTGAAAGTTAAAGATGTAAAAGATATGACCACTGTTGAGGATGCCATTAAAGCGCGTGCAACAGATGTTCAAAAACAATTCGAAACCTATCTGCCTGATCAATACGAAAATGCCAAGAACTATAAACTTATTAAAAAGGGTAACTATTTCCTGTTCGTTATTGCTGATCCTGCGGATCAAGATAAACTCGTAGCAGACTTCGATACTTACTTCACAGAAAAATAA
- a CDS encoding HEAT repeat domain-containing protein, with amino-acid sequence MIEELNNELPENYEELKKAANRSADWRARLEAVEELGQTNHKQIIDILTRLMESDPVYTVQEAAYLKLKAFGEDVKVPSKNKPELVKGVSKILLRIKKSLPRDHSYEDFKEKLKKMRVDVYDAYEGEKGADFDTWLMKMWTSANK; translated from the coding sequence ATGATCGAAGAACTGAACAATGAACTACCGGAGAATTATGAGGAATTAAAGAAAGCTGCCAACCGCTCTGCGGATTGGAGAGCACGTCTAGAAGCAGTTGAAGAGCTGGGACAGACCAACCACAAACAAATTATCGATATCCTGACGCGTTTAATGGAGAGCGATCCTGTATATACAGTTCAAGAAGCTGCTTACCTTAAGCTGAAGGCTTTTGGTGAAGACGTTAAGGTGCCATCGAAGAACAAGCCTGAACTAGTTAAAGGCGTATCCAAGATCCTGCTGAGAATTAAAAAGAGCCTGCCAAGAGATCATTCTTACGAGGACTTCAAAGAGAAGCTGAAGAAGATGAGAGTTGACGTGTACGACGCTTATGAAGGTGAAAAAGGCGCTGACTTCGATACGTGGCTGATGAAGATGTGGACTTCTGCGAATAAGTAA
- a CDS encoding SMI1/KNR4 family protein, which produces MHTNKLTEQFQEYLKLSAELRPDYIASLGKGGNEAKITSVLPETPELLKAIYSTVSGTSSEEEEPSLIEFIPGYRLIHMDEYEEEMKVLAGILEEKGQHPDGVILPILTNYGSDFICYYKSADGVEQVCDLLHDFGDLIVMYDSPDKFLETLCEFYKQEVYFLDEEGYLDCDLVLEGEVGAALNPDAKYWSE; this is translated from the coding sequence ATGCACACCAATAAATTGACAGAACAATTTCAAGAATACCTTAAGCTGTCCGCAGAATTACGCCCTGATTATATTGCCAGCTTGGGCAAGGGCGGTAACGAAGCAAAGATTACGTCAGTTTTGCCGGAGACTCCTGAACTGCTGAAAGCTATTTATAGCACTGTCTCAGGGACAAGCAGTGAGGAAGAGGAACCAAGCCTTATCGAATTTATTCCAGGGTACCGCCTGATTCATATGGATGAATATGAAGAGGAGATGAAGGTATTAGCTGGGATATTGGAGGAAAAAGGTCAACATCCTGATGGAGTTATCTTGCCTATCTTAACGAACTATGGCAGTGATTTCATTTGTTATTATAAGTCTGCCGATGGTGTGGAACAGGTATGTGACCTGCTCCATGATTTCGGCGATTTAATCGTGATGTATGATTCGCCCGATAAATTCTTGGAGACCTTATGCGAGTTCTACAAGCAGGAGGTTTATTTCCTGGATGAAGAGGGCTACCTCGATTGCGATTTAGTATTAGAAGGCGAAGTTGGCGCGGCGCTGAACCCGGATGCGAAATATTGGTCCGAGTAA
- a CDS encoding acyl-CoA synthetase yields MLDNQQWIAPEFYNLTSEMESHAPEKIALKWLNEQGDYEEITYGELRKQANRLAGGLAKLGLQQGDRVLVMVPRRIIAYVIYLACLKQGLAIIPSSEMLRAKDLSYRLRHSEARAVIAWSEVTGEVNKISEDLPALDYRLSVSGSSVELGEGWLDLESLMVGQPDTFTAVASRRDDMAILAYTSGTTGNPKAVVHSHGWGYAHLRITSPQWLDIQGSDTVWATAAPGWQKWIWSPFLTVLGNGATGFVYSGSFHPKKYLQLLQDHKIQVLCCTPTEYRLMAKTEDLGRYDLSTLRCAVSAGEPLNQEVINTFQREFDITIRDGYGQTESTLIIGTLKDTPIRIGSMGKSIAPGLVEVVDEDGKPLPAGVVGDIAVHLSMPALFHTYYKDPGRKESSTHGEFFITGDRAKKDEDGYFWFEGRGDDIIISSGYTIGPFEVEEALMKHASVKECAVVASPDEIRGHIVKAFIVLKDEIVGSPELVKELQSHVKEWTAPYKYPRKIEFIQDLPKTTSGKIRRVELREQENQAAQE; encoded by the coding sequence ATATTGGATAATCAGCAATGGATCGCACCTGAGTTCTACAATCTCACTTCGGAAATGGAAAGCCATGCTCCTGAGAAGATTGCGCTTAAGTGGTTAAATGAGCAAGGAGATTATGAGGAAATTACTTACGGTGAATTACGCAAACAAGCTAACCGGCTGGCCGGAGGACTTGCGAAGCTTGGGCTGCAACAAGGGGATCGTGTTCTTGTTATGGTTCCACGCCGCATCATCGCTTATGTCATCTATTTAGCTTGTCTGAAACAAGGACTTGCCATCATTCCATCCTCAGAAATGCTGCGTGCCAAAGATTTATCCTACCGCCTGCGCCATTCTGAAGCCAGAGCGGTTATTGCTTGGTCCGAAGTAACCGGGGAAGTTAATAAAATCTCAGAGGATCTTCCTGCTCTCGATTACCGTCTTTCCGTATCTGGCAGCTCAGTCGAACTCGGTGAAGGCTGGCTGGATCTAGAAAGTCTGATGGTTGGCCAACCAGATACCTTCACAGCAGTCGCAAGCCGCCGGGATGATATGGCTATTCTCGCCTACACCTCAGGTACTACCGGCAACCCTAAAGCGGTCGTTCATAGTCACGGTTGGGGTTATGCTCACTTGCGGATCACCTCACCTCAATGGCTGGATATTCAAGGATCTGACACCGTCTGGGCAACAGCAGCTCCCGGCTGGCAAAAGTGGATCTGGAGTCCCTTCTTAACCGTTCTTGGCAACGGAGCTACAGGTTTTGTATATAGTGGATCCTTTCATCCCAAAAAATATTTGCAGCTATTGCAGGATCACAAAATTCAAGTATTATGCTGCACCCCAACGGAATATCGTCTAATGGCTAAAACAGAAGACTTAGGTCGTTACGACTTGTCTACCCTGCGTTGTGCAGTATCTGCCGGAGAGCCATTAAATCAAGAGGTCATTAACACCTTTCAGCGTGAATTCGATATCACAATCCGTGATGGGTACGGCCAGACGGAAAGCACCCTAATTATCGGAACACTCAAAGATACTCCAATACGCATTGGTTCTATGGGTAAATCAATCGCACCCGGCTTAGTCGAGGTTGTGGACGAAGACGGCAAGCCACTACCTGCTGGAGTGGTTGGTGATATTGCCGTACATTTGAGTATGCCAGCCCTGTTCCACACTTATTACAAAGATCCCGGTAGAAAAGAAAGCTCCACACACGGCGAATTCTTCATAACCGGCGACCGGGCAAAAAAAGATGAAGATGGTTATTTCTGGTTCGAGGGCCGTGGGGATGACATTATCATTAGCTCAGGTTACACTATCGGTCCTTTCGAGGTAGAAGAAGCATTGATGAAGCATGCCTCCGTTAAGGAATGTGCGGTCGTAGCCAGTCCAGACGAGATCCGTGGGCACATTGTTAAAGCATTTATCGTGCTCAAGGATGAGATTGTTGGTTCACCAGAGCTTGTAAAAGAGCTGCAATCCCATGTTAAAGAGTGGACAGCCCCTTATAAATATCCGCGCAAAATCGAGTTTATTCAGGATCTTCCGAAGACGACCTCCGGTAAAATACGGCGAGTAGAGCTTCGTGAGCAAGAGAACCAAGCTGCGCAGGAATAA